A genomic window from Flavobacterium phycosphaerae includes:
- a CDS encoding UDP-3-O-(3-hydroxymyristoyl)glucosamine N-acyltransferase produces the protein MKFSRIHTLKEIAEIISCSYVGADDFAVEGMNEIHVVTPGDIVFVDHPKYYDKALQSAATIVLINKEVECPAGKALLISDDPFRDFNTLTKHFRPFVAANVSIEASATIGEGTVIQPNCFIGHNVTIGKNCLLHANVIVYDNAVIGDNVIIHSGTILGADAFYYKKRPEGFDQLLSGGRVVIEDNVGIGALCTIDKGVTGDTTIGAGTKIDNQVHVGHDTVIGKKCLIASQTGIAGCVIIEDEVTLWGQVGTTSGITIGAKAVVLGQTGVTKSIEGGKSYFGTPVEESREKLKQLANVKRIPDILNKLK, from the coding sequence TTGAAATTTTCCAGAATACATACTTTAAAAGAAATTGCTGAAATCATCAGTTGCTCTTATGTTGGCGCTGATGATTTTGCTGTTGAAGGCATGAATGAAATTCACGTGGTGACTCCGGGTGATATTGTTTTTGTCGACCATCCTAAGTATTATGATAAAGCCTTGCAATCAGCAGCGACTATTGTTTTGATTAACAAAGAAGTCGAGTGTCCGGCAGGCAAAGCGTTGTTGATTTCGGATGATCCTTTCAGAGATTTTAATACACTTACTAAGCATTTTCGTCCTTTTGTGGCGGCTAACGTCAGTATTGAGGCTTCGGCTACTATTGGTGAAGGTACCGTGATTCAGCCTAATTGTTTTATAGGGCATAACGTTACCATTGGCAAAAACTGTTTGTTACATGCTAATGTTATTGTTTATGATAATGCTGTGATTGGTGACAATGTGATTATTCATTCAGGTACCATTTTGGGTGCTGATGCTTTTTATTATAAAAAACGTCCCGAAGGTTTTGATCAATTGCTTTCCGGTGGGCGAGTAGTGATTGAAGATAATGTAGGTATTGGAGCCTTGTGCACTATTGATAAAGGCGTTACCGGTGATACGACCATAGGTGCCGGGACAAAAATTGATAACCAAGTGCATGTGGGTCATGATACGGTTATTGGTAAAAAATGTTTGATTGCTTCACAAACGGGTATTGCCGGTTGTGTAATTATAGAAGATGAAGTGACACTTTGGGGGCAAGTGGGAACTACCAGTGGCATTACCATTGGCGCCAAAGCGGTTGTTTTAGGACAAACGGGCGTAACGAAGTCGATTGAAGGAGGTAAGAGTTATTTTGGTACGCCGGTAGAAGAATCACGCGAAAAGTTGAAGCAATTAGCCAACGTAAAAAGAATACCGGATATTTTAAATAAATTGAAATAA
- a CDS encoding bifunctional UDP-3-O-[3-hydroxymyristoyl] N-acetylglucosamine deacetylase/3-hydroxyacyl-ACP dehydratase, with amino-acid sequence MVKQKTIQNEISLTGVGLHTGKEVKMTFKPAPINNGYTFVRVDLEGSPVIEADANYVVNTQRGTNLEKLGVKIQTSEHVLAAFVGCDVDNVIIELNESEPPIMDGSSKFFVEAIEKAGIVEQEAERKYYVVKEVISFTDESTGSEILLMPSEDYQVTAMVDFGTKVVGTQNATMKNISEFKTEIADARTFSFLHELETLLDNGLIKGGDLNNAIVYVDKEISPKTMENLKVAFGKDHISVKPNGILDNLTLHYPNEAARHKLLDVIGDLALIGTRIKGKVIANKPGHFVNTQFAKKLSKIIKLEQRNQIPVYDLHKEPLMDIHKIMAMLPHRPPFLLVDKILEMSDSHVVGQKNVTMNEDFFVGHFPGAPVMPGVLIVEAMAQTGGILILSSVPDPENYLTYFMKIDNVKFKHKVLPGDTLVFKCDLISPIRRGICHMQANAYANGKLVAEAELMAQIAKKN; translated from the coding sequence ATGGTTAAACAAAAAACCATCCAAAACGAGATTTCGCTTACGGGCGTTGGACTTCACACGGGAAAAGAAGTCAAAATGACTTTTAAACCGGCACCGATTAATAACGGTTATACTTTTGTCAGAGTAGATTTAGAAGGAAGTCCTGTTATCGAGGCGGATGCCAATTATGTGGTGAACACACAACGAGGAACCAACCTTGAAAAATTAGGGGTTAAAATTCAAACTTCAGAACACGTACTGGCTGCCTTTGTAGGGTGTGATGTGGATAACGTGATTATTGAGTTAAACGAATCGGAGCCGCCTATTATGGATGGTTCTTCCAAATTTTTTGTAGAAGCCATTGAAAAAGCCGGCATAGTAGAGCAAGAGGCGGAACGCAAATATTACGTAGTAAAAGAGGTTATCTCTTTCACTGATGAAAGCACAGGCAGCGAAATTTTGTTAATGCCTTCAGAGGATTACCAAGTAACCGCTATGGTTGATTTTGGTACCAAAGTAGTTGGCACACAAAACGCTACGATGAAAAACATCTCCGAATTCAAAACTGAAATTGCCGATGCCAGAACCTTTAGTTTCTTACATGAATTAGAAACGTTATTGGATAATGGTTTAATCAAAGGTGGTGACTTAAACAATGCCATTGTATATGTGGACAAAGAGATTTCTCCCAAAACCATGGAAAACCTTAAAGTAGCTTTTGGTAAAGACCATATTTCGGTAAAGCCTAACGGAATCTTGGATAACTTGACATTGCATTACCCAAATGAAGCGGCACGTCACAAATTACTTGATGTTATTGGTGACTTAGCTTTGATAGGTACTCGTATTAAAGGAAAGGTAATTGCCAATAAACCGGGGCATTTTGTCAATACTCAATTTGCTAAAAAATTATCTAAGATTATTAAATTAGAACAACGCAATCAAATTCCGGTGTACGATTTACACAAGGAGCCTTTGATGGATATTCATAAAATCATGGCCATGTTGCCGCACAGACCACCGTTCTTGTTGGTTGACAAAATTTTAGAAATGTCAGACAGTCATGTGGTGGGACAAAAAAACGTAACAATGAACGAAGATTTCTTCGTAGGCCATTTCCCGGGAGCACCGGTAATGCCGGGCGTTTTAATTGTAGAAGCCATGGCACAAACCGGAGGGATTTTAATCTTAAGCTCGGTTCCGGATCCTGAAAATTATTTGACGTACTTCATGAAAATTGACAATGTAAAATTCAAGCACAAAGTGTTGCCGGGTGATACCTTGGTTTTCAAATGCGATTTGATTTCTCCTATTCGCCGAGGGATTTGCCACATGCAGGCCAATGCCTATGCCAACGGGAAATTGGTTGCCGAAGCCGAATTAATGGCACAAATTGCCAAAAAGAACTAA
- a CDS encoding DUF7619 domain-containing protein, translating to MKFKYLYSLLLFSVCLGNAQIINFTDANFKTRLLSATTSNGIAKNQAGTSVVVDTNGDSQIQVSEALVIYQLTANGATITSLGGVEYFTNLRKLISTGTSITSINVGALTNLTDLSVTSSQLASLTVSGLTNLVNLTCSNNKLTTINLSGLPSLVYFKCDNNLLTSLNINAITSLVNLYCYSNQLTSLNLSGMSQLDEVYSYSNQLSSLNLTGCSSLRYFYTYSNVLTSLDVSSCPILFELQCYSNNLSSLDLSNHQQLAWVDCNTNLLTSINVQGCINMTELKADHNLLTTLDISDTKVSNLYVNNNQLTSLFVKNGRFESLFYIMNNPNLAYICCDEEQLTSVQNSVVTFGIPNCTVNTYCSFVPGAGTYGTLQGNIRIDLDANGCDANDIDFPFMKFNVVSGSVTTNLFANISGFYHIYLPIGNYAITPQIENPSYFNISPTNLTLTVPTAVNPMVQDFCLEPTGVTHNDLEIVLLPIDLARPGFDAYYKIIYKNKGTSIQNGSINLTFDDNVIDFVGATPLIQNVAENNLTWSFSNLAPFETRVINVSFNLNSPVETPPLVSGDILHYVATIVGAVDETPIDNVSTLNQLVLNSHDPNDKTCLEGTTITPSMVGEYVHYIIRFENTGTTNAENIVVKDMIDTTKFDISTLIPLSGSAPFETRIANTNRVEFIFQNINLPFDDANNDGYVAFKIKTKPTLVVGDTFTNSASIFFDYNAAIVTNAFATTVQALATQDFDFNAYFSLYPVPTKQMLNLQTKETIGVKSIEIYNLLGQMVIAIPNAATVSSIDVANLKAGTYFIKVNTDKGTANSKFVKE from the coding sequence ATGAAGTTCAAATATCTTTACTCGTTATTGCTTTTTTCAGTATGCTTGGGTAATGCCCAAATTATAAATTTTACGGATGCTAATTTTAAAACCAGACTTTTATCAGCAACCACTTCAAATGGTATTGCCAAGAATCAGGCAGGAACAAGCGTTGTTGTTGATACTAATGGTGACAGTCAGATACAAGTCAGTGAAGCTTTGGTTATTTATCAGCTAACGGCAAACGGAGCTACGATTACTAGTTTGGGTGGTGTTGAATACTTTACCAACTTGAGGAAACTAATCAGCACAGGAACCTCTATTACCAGTATCAACGTTGGCGCACTGACCAATTTGACGGATTTAAGCGTTACCTCATCGCAATTGGCAAGTTTAACGGTGAGCGGTTTAACTAATTTAGTCAATCTAACTTGTAGTAATAATAAGCTTACCACAATTAATTTATCGGGCTTACCAAGTTTGGTTTACTTTAAGTGCGATAATAATCTGCTGACTTCGCTTAACATTAATGCTATAACAAGTTTGGTTAATCTTTATTGTTATTCCAATCAATTGACGAGCCTTAACCTTTCGGGCATGTCACAGTTAGATGAAGTGTATAGTTATTCCAATCAATTGTCTTCGTTAAACCTAACAGGATGTTCAAGCCTTAGGTATTTTTATACGTATTCCAATGTATTGACTAGTTTAGACGTAAGCAGCTGTCCAATTTTATTTGAATTGCAGTGCTACTCTAACAATCTTTCGAGTTTAGATTTAAGCAATCATCAACAGTTAGCCTGGGTAGATTGTAATACTAATTTACTCACCAGTATTAATGTGCAAGGTTGTATAAACATGACCGAATTGAAAGCAGACCACAATTTACTTACCACTCTTGACATCAGCGATACTAAAGTAAGTAATTTGTATGTCAACAATAATCAATTGACTAGTTTGTTTGTGAAAAATGGCAGGTTTGAATCGTTATTTTACATTATGAACAATCCCAATTTGGCTTATATCTGTTGTGATGAAGAACAGTTGACTTCTGTTCAAAACTCTGTGGTTACTTTTGGAATCCCAAATTGTACGGTCAATACTTATTGTTCTTTTGTTCCCGGCGCAGGTACTTATGGTACATTGCAAGGAAACATCCGAATTGACTTGGATGCGAACGGCTGTGATGCGAATGATATTGATTTTCCTTTTATGAAATTTAATGTAGTCAGTGGTAGTGTAACGACTAATCTATTCGCCAATATTTCAGGTTTTTATCATATTTACCTGCCAATAGGAAATTATGCAATCACTCCGCAAATCGAAAATCCAAGTTATTTCAATATAAGTCCAACCAATCTTACTTTGACTGTGCCAACAGCTGTTAATCCAATGGTTCAGGATTTTTGTTTGGAACCAACCGGAGTAACACATAATGATTTAGAAATTGTTTTACTGCCCATAGATTTAGCGCGTCCGGGCTTTGATGCCTACTATAAAATCATATACAAAAACAAAGGAACCAGTATTCAAAACGGTTCAATAAACTTAACTTTTGATGATAATGTTATAGATTTTGTAGGCGCAACACCTTTAATACAAAATGTTGCCGAAAATAATTTGACTTGGTCGTTTAGTAATCTTGCCCCTTTTGAAACAAGGGTTATTAATGTATCATTTAATTTAAATTCCCCGGTGGAAACACCACCTTTGGTAAGTGGCGATATATTGCACTATGTGGCAACCATAGTAGGAGCTGTTGATGAAACGCCTATTGATAATGTTTCGACTTTGAATCAGTTGGTGTTGAATTCGCATGATCCTAACGACAAAACTTGTTTAGAAGGCACAACTATAACACCAAGTATGGTGGGTGAGTATGTACATTATATCATTCGTTTTGAAAATACAGGTACCACAAATGCTGAAAATATTGTGGTGAAAGATATGATTGATACCACTAAGTTTGATATCAGTACACTGATACCACTAAGCGGCAGTGCTCCTTTTGAAACCCGTATTGCAAATACCAACAGAGTTGAATTTATCTTTCAAAACATCAATCTGCCTTTTGACGATGCCAATAATGATGGGTATGTTGCCTTTAAAATTAAAACAAAACCGACATTAGTAGTTGGAGATACGTTTACCAATTCGGCCAGTATCTTCTTTGATTATAATGCGGCGATAGTGACTAATGCTTTTGCAACAACCGTTCAAGCTTTGGCTACTCAAGATTTTGATTTCAATGCCTATTTTAGCTTGTATCCTGTGCCGACTAAACAAATGTTGAACTTGCAAACAAAGGAAACGATAGGAGTAAAGTCAATAGAAATATACAATCTTTTAGGACAAATGGTAATCGCTATACCTAATGCAGCAACTGTTTCAAGTATAGATGTTGCTAACCTTAAGGCTGGGACATATTTTATAAAAGTTAATACCGATAAAGGCACGGCGAATAGTAAGTTTGTCAAAGAGTAA
- the efp gene encoding elongation factor P, whose protein sequence is MASTSDIRNGLCIKFNHDIYKIIEFLHVKPGKGPAFVRTKLKSLTNGKVLDNTFSAGHKIDTVRVETQNFQYLYAEGDQFHFMNVETYEQITLNKDILDAPDLLKEGTLVMVQINTETELPLSVDMPASIVLEVTYAEPGVKGNTATNATKPAKVETGASVNVPLFINEGDKIKIDTATGSYMERVKE, encoded by the coding sequence ATGGCATCTACATCAGATATTAGAAACGGATTATGCATTAAGTTCAATCACGATATATATAAAATCATCGAGTTCCTTCACGTAAAACCGGGAAAAGGACCGGCTTTCGTAAGAACGAAATTGAAAAGTTTAACCAACGGAAAAGTATTAGACAATACCTTCTCGGCCGGACACAAAATTGATACGGTTAGAGTAGAAACTCAGAATTTCCAATATTTATATGCTGAGGGCGATCAGTTTCATTTTATGAACGTGGAGACTTATGAGCAAATTACTTTGAACAAAGATATCCTTGATGCTCCTGATTTATTGAAAGAAGGAACTTTAGTAATGGTACAAATCAATACCGAAACCGAATTGCCACTTTCTGTTGATATGCCGGCTTCTATTGTTTTAGAAGTAACTTATGCTGAACCGGGCGTTAAAGGAAACACCGCTACTAACGCTACTAAACCGGCTAAAGTAGAAACCGGAGCTTCGGTAAACGTACCCTTATTCATCAACGAAGGGGATAAAATCAAAATTGATACCGCTACCGGTTCTTATATGGAACGTGTAAAAGAATAG
- the lpxA gene encoding acyl-ACP--UDP-N-acetylglucosamine O-acyltransferase: protein MNQPLAYVHPGAKIAKNVVIEPFTTIHNNVVIGDGTWIGSNVTIMEGARIGKNCNIFPGAVIAAVPQDLKFGGEESLAVIGDNVTIRECVTINRGTIASGQTKIGNNCLIMATAHIAHDCHIGDNAIIVNGVALAGHVIVGNYAIIGGLAAIHQFIHIGDHAMISGGSLVRKDVPPYTKAAKEPLSYVGINSVGLRRRGFTSDKIREIQDIYRILYQKNYNTSQAMGIIEAEMAASPERDEILDFIRNSSRGIMKGYSGSY, encoded by the coding sequence ATGAATCAACCATTAGCTTATGTACATCCTGGTGCTAAAATCGCTAAGAATGTCGTTATAGAACCTTTTACTACCATTCATAACAATGTCGTTATTGGCGACGGAACTTGGATTGGCTCCAATGTTACCATAATGGAAGGTGCTCGCATAGGTAAAAATTGTAACATTTTTCCGGGAGCCGTTATTGCTGCTGTGCCTCAGGATTTGAAATTTGGTGGAGAAGAATCACTTGCGGTAATTGGAGACAATGTTACTATTAGAGAGTGCGTTACGATTAATCGCGGAACGATTGCTTCGGGACAAACTAAAATCGGAAACAACTGTTTAATCATGGCCACAGCGCACATTGCTCACGATTGTCATATTGGCGATAATGCCATTATTGTAAATGGTGTAGCCTTGGCCGGACATGTGATTGTTGGTAACTACGCTATCATTGGTGGGTTGGCTGCCATTCATCAGTTTATCCATATTGGGGATCATGCTATGATTTCGGGAGGTTCTTTGGTGCGTAAAGACGTACCGCCTTATACTAAAGCAGCGAAAGAGCCACTATCGTATGTAGGAATCAATTCGGTAGGGTTGAGAAGAAGAGGATTTACTTCGGATAAGATTAGAGAAATTCAGGACATTTACCGAATTCTGTACCAAAAAAATTATAACACGTCTCAAGCTATGGGCATCATTGAAGCCGAAATGGCCGCTTCACCGGAGCGTGATGAGATTTTAGATTTCATCAGAAACTCGTCAAGAGGTATTATGAAAGGCTATTCAGGATCATACTAA
- the sucD gene encoding succinate--CoA ligase subunit alpha, translating to MSVLVNKNSKIIVQGFTGSEGTFHASQMIEYGTNVVGGVTPGKGGTTHLDRPVFNTVKDAVEQAGADTTIIFVPPAFAADAIMEAADAGIKVIITITEGIPVADMIKAYQYIKGKDCRLVGPNCPGVITPGEAKVGIMPGFVFKKGNVGIVSKSGTLTYEAADQVVKQGLGITTAIGIGGDPIIGTTTKEAVELLMNDPETACIIMIGEIGGQLEADAAKWIKADGNRKPVIGFIAGETAPKGRTMGHAGAIVGGADDTAEAKKRIMRENGIHVVDSPAEIGKKVKEVMG from the coding sequence ATGAGCGTTTTAGTTAATAAAAATTCAAAAATAATAGTACAAGGATTTACCGGAAGCGAAGGAACTTTCCACGCTTCGCAAATGATTGAATACGGTACCAATGTAGTGGGTGGTGTAACTCCGGGCAAAGGAGGAACTACTCATTTAGATCGTCCCGTTTTTAATACAGTTAAAGATGCTGTAGAACAAGCCGGAGCTGATACTACTATCATATTTGTTCCGCCTGCCTTTGCGGCCGATGCTATTATGGAAGCGGCTGATGCGGGTATCAAAGTAATTATTACCATTACCGAAGGTATTCCGGTAGCCGATATGATTAAAGCGTATCAATACATCAAAGGAAAAGATTGTCGTTTGGTTGGACCTAACTGTCCGGGCGTAATTACTCCGGGTGAAGCTAAAGTGGGGATTATGCCTGGTTTTGTTTTCAAAAAAGGAAATGTAGGTATCGTATCTAAATCGGGTACGTTAACTTATGAAGCGGCTGATCAAGTGGTAAAACAAGGATTAGGTATTACTACAGCTATCGGTATTGGTGGTGACCCGATCATCGGAACTACAACTAAAGAGGCGGTTGAATTATTAATGAACGACCCTGAAACAGCTTGTATCATCATGATTGGTGAAATTGGAGGTCAGTTAGAAGCTGATGCTGCTAAATGGATTAAAGCTGATGGGAATCGCAAACCGGTTATTGGTTTTATTGCTGGTGAAACGGCGCCAAAAGGAAGAACGATGGGGCACGCAGGTGCTATCGTTGGTGGTGCCGATGATACTGCTGAAGCCAAAAAGCGCATCATGAGAGAAAACGGAATTCACGTAGTAGATTCTCCTGCTGAAATCGGTAAAAAAGTTAAAGAAGTGATGGGATAA
- a CDS encoding DUF7619 domain-containing protein has translation MKKLYTIWTFILIGITGNAQIVNIPDMNFKNALLNHNPVIDTNNDGEIQVSEASSVTDILYVNNKGITDLTGITSFTNILMLYCFDNQITTIDLSGMTNLEQLSCDYNQITTLNLNGLSNLHYLYCSNNKLTSLDVTGLNIYNLICTDNLLQTLIVSGQPNLQVLNCSNNQLTALDLSGLTILESFECSYNQIASLEVNASLNLTGINCANNQLSSFDVSALNNLSSLICSFNQLSSLDVSNKEQLSLLECRNNLLTTLNIAGLPNLSTLYCENNQISTLDFSASTNLHNLLCNDNLLTTLDVSTSGYLQYLYCNNNNLVTLNIKNGANEDFTISGNPTLEYICADEGFETETIQYLIDNTSGFPNCHVNSYCSFVPGGDFYTVQGTTHYDANGNGCDVNDVMYPNLHFSISDGVNAGNLIADATGVYHYEVQDGTHTITPIFENPDYFTVFPSVTNVTFPDAVSPFNQDFCITSNGTHNDLEVTLLPTTSARPGFDANYRIIYKNKGTSGQSGTVSLDYYNPIEDFVVANPNYTSESTAFYNTLNWSFSNLQPFETREIAVTFNLNSPLETPPLNSGNLIEYSARITGTTDETPSDNVSSITQTIVNSFDPNDKTCTEGYNLPLNKLGDYLHYIIRFENTGTADAQNIVVSDVIDTTKFDINTLIPLSGSHSFVTKITSNNKVEFIFRNINLPFDDANNDGFVAFKIKTLPSLTEGQIINNSANIYFDYNAPIVTNTYAVQVFNPLSNADFEFSSVFNLSPVPAKNNLIITTKQNVTISSVNIYNTLGQLVQVNTKPTGTLDVSGLKTGSYFIKIISDKGTASSKFIKE, from the coding sequence ATGAAAAAACTTTACACTATTTGGACTTTTATTTTGATTGGGATTACAGGAAATGCACAGATTGTCAATATACCTGACATGAATTTTAAAAATGCCTTACTCAATCATAATCCGGTAATTGATACTAATAACGATGGTGAAATCCAGGTAAGCGAGGCATCAAGTGTTACTGATATTTTATATGTTAATAATAAAGGCATCACTGATTTGACCGGTATTACTAGTTTTACTAATATTCTTATGTTATATTGTTTTGATAATCAGATTACTACTATTGACTTAAGTGGTATGACTAATTTAGAGCAATTAAGTTGTGACTACAATCAAATTACTACCTTGAATTTAAATGGTCTGAGTAATCTTCATTATTTGTATTGTTCTAATAATAAGCTTACCTCGTTAGATGTAACCGGATTAAATATTTATAATTTGATTTGCACAGATAATTTGCTTCAGACATTGATAGTTTCCGGTCAGCCGAATCTTCAAGTGCTGAATTGTTCTAATAATCAACTTACGGCATTAGATTTAAGTGGATTAACTATATTAGAATCTTTTGAGTGCAGTTACAATCAAATTGCTTCACTGGAAGTTAACGCTTCCCTTAATCTAACGGGAATTAACTGTGCTAATAATCAGCTTTCCTCGTTTGATGTTAGCGCCTTAAACAATCTATCCAGTTTAATTTGTTCTTTTAATCAATTGTCATCTCTTGATGTTAGTAACAAAGAACAATTGTCTCTTTTGGAGTGCAGAAATAATCTGTTGACAACACTAAATATAGCCGGTTTACCAAATCTGTCTACCTTATACTGTGAAAATAATCAAATCAGTACTTTGGATTTTTCAGCTTCAACCAATTTACATAATTTGTTATGTAATGACAACTTACTTACTACTTTAGATGTAAGCACTTCAGGTTACTTACAATATTTATATTGCAATAATAATAATCTGGTTACTCTGAATATCAAAAATGGTGCTAACGAAGATTTTACTATTTCCGGAAATCCTACCTTAGAATATATTTGCGCCGATGAAGGTTTTGAGACAGAAACTATTCAATACTTGATTGATAATACATCGGGATTTCCTAACTGTCATGTGAATTCCTATTGTAGTTTTGTACCCGGTGGTGATTTTTATACCGTGCAGGGAACTACTCATTACGATGCCAATGGCAATGGTTGTGATGTAAATGACGTTATGTATCCAAATTTACATTTTTCAATTTCTGATGGTGTGAATGCTGGGAATTTAATTGCAGATGCAACAGGTGTTTATCATTATGAGGTTCAAGATGGTACCCATACCATAACTCCGATATTTGAAAATCCGGACTACTTTACCGTTTTTCCGTCAGTTACTAATGTTACTTTTCCTGATGCTGTAAGTCCGTTTAATCAAGATTTTTGTATTACTTCCAATGGAACTCACAATGATTTAGAAGTTACTTTACTGCCAACTACTTCAGCTCGTCCGGGTTTTGATGCTAATTATAGAATCATTTATAAAAATAAAGGGACTTCGGGACAAAGCGGAACAGTTTCCCTTGATTATTATAATCCTATTGAAGATTTTGTTGTCGCTAATCCCAATTATACTAGTGAATCAACTGCTTTCTATAACACTTTAAATTGGTCTTTCAGTAATTTGCAACCTTTTGAAACCAGAGAAATAGCAGTCACTTTTAATCTGAATTCACCTTTAGAAACACCTCCGTTGAATTCGGGTAATCTCATAGAATACAGTGCAAGAATTACCGGTACAACCGATGAAACACCTTCAGATAACGTTTCAAGCATCACTCAAACTATTGTTAATTCATTTGATCCAAATGACAAAACCTGTACAGAAGGATACAACCTCCCGCTCAATAAATTAGGTGATTACCTGCATTATATTATCCGATTTGAAAATACGGGTACAGCAGATGCACAAAATATTGTGGTTAGTGATGTAATTGACACTACAAAGTTTGATATTAATACACTGATTCCTTTAAGCGGAAGTCATTCTTTTGTAACCAAAATAACATCAAACAACAAAGTTGAATTTATTTTTAGAAACATTAATCTCCCGTTTGATGATGCCAATAATGATGGTTTTGTAGCTTTTAAAATTAAGACACTGCCATCACTTACTGAGGGCCAAATAATTAACAATTCTGCTAATATTTACTTTGACTACAATGCCCCAATCGTAACTAATACTTACGCCGTGCAGGTATTTAATCCGTTGTCTAATGCTGATTTTGAATTTAGCAGCGTGTTTAATTTATCACCAGTACCCGCAAAAAACAATTTGATAATTACCACTAAACAAAATGTCACAATTAGTTCGGTAAATATTTATAATACACTAGGGCAATTAGTTCAGGTAAATACTAAGCCAACCGGAACCCTTGATGTTTCCGGGTTAAAAACAGGCAGTTATTTTATAAAAATTATAAGTGATAAAGGAACTGCAAGCAGTAAATTTATTAAAGAATAA
- a CDS encoding nuclear transport factor 2 family protein — MSAKEIVQKFYQSDVLLEPDTVKEFLHPEVILEWHSTRGFLKLKKTDILALSSEFGKAYVRSKSRITHIIAEDNLVSVRYSHYVKTIENPREEMLLAHFMVIWELKGNKLYRGYQMSQL, encoded by the coding sequence ATGAGCGCTAAAGAAATCGTTCAAAAATTTTACCAGTCAGATGTACTTTTGGAACCCGATACGGTTAAAGAGTTTTTGCATCCTGAAGTGATTTTAGAATGGCACAGTACCAGAGGCTTTTTAAAACTTAAAAAAACGGACATTCTTGCTTTGAGTAGCGAATTTGGTAAAGCCTATGTGCGTTCCAAATCCAGAATTACGCATATCATTGCTGAGGATAATTTGGTTTCGGTTCGCTATTCACATTATGTCAAAACCATTGAGAATCCCAGAGAAGAAATGTTGTTAGCTCATTTCATGGTCATTTGGGAATTGAAAGGCAATAAGCTTTATCGTGGGTATCAAATGAGTCAGCTATAA